The Terriglobia bacterium DNA segment TCGCAGAGCGCAAGCAAGCCGAGGGCTGGTTCGAAGTTTCGACGCTGAAGGAGCCGTTCCGGATCGAAGGCAAGAAGACGATGGGATATGAGATCGCAGAGCAATTCGGATGGAAGCTGCCAGAAGCCGTGATTTACCCGACGGGCGGCGGCGTCGGGCTGATCGGGATGTGGAAGGCCTTCGACGAAATGCAGGAAATGGGATGGATCGGGCCTGAGAGGCCAAAGATGATTTCGGTGCAGTCGACAGGGTGCGCGCCGATTGTGAAAGCATACGACGAAGGTAAGGCTACGAGCGAGATGTGGAAAGACGCTGCGACGGTGGCGAGCGGATTGCGTGTGCCAAAGGCGTTGGGTGACTTCATCGTATTGGACGCGGTGCGCAAAAGCGGCGGGGGGGCCGTGGGCGTGACTGACGAGGAGATCATGGAGTGCTTCTCGGAGTGGGCACGCGATGAAGGCGTGTTTGCCGCGCCGGAGGGGGCGGCGTCGCTCGCAGCATATAAGAAGCTGCGGAAGAGCGGGTTCCTCAGAGAAACCGACCGGACCGTGATGTTCAACACTGGGAGTGGAATGAAGTACTTCGAAGCAGTGGCGGAATACCTGAACATCCCGCTGCCGGCGGCGAAGAAGGAGTTGCCGAAAAGCCGGAACATCGGCGGAATCATACAACCGGTCTAGGTACAAGGAACAAGGTGCAAGGCACAAGAAAACATTGCTATCTTGTATCTTGCACCGTGAACCTTGCACCTTCTTATGACTGAGCGCCTTTACTATCACAATTCATTTCTATACGACTTTGTAGCTGCGCTGGAAGAGGTGCGGACGGTGGATGGCCGCACTGCGCTAGTGCTCGACCGCACTGTTTTCTATCCGACCAGTGGTGGGCAGGTTTTCGACACAGGATGGTTTGAGTTGGAACCGCTGGAGTTGGTGCGCGGGAAGTTCCTGCCGAAGCTGCGGGTGACTGAAGTTGCCGACGCCGAGGATGGCGCGATTCTGCATTTCGTCGAGGGGACGGTTCCTGAAGGCGCGGTGCGGGTGCGCGGGTTTGTCGATGTGGATCGCCGGCGCGACCATATGCAGCAGCACTCTGGGCAGCATCTGCTGTCAGCGGCATTCGTCGAGTTGTTTCAAATGCCGACGGTTTCATTTCACATGGGCGAGGAGAGCTGCACAATCGATCTCGACACGAAGTCGCTGACTGCGGAACAGGTGCGTAAGACCGAGGCGCGAGCGAACGAGGTCATACTCCAGGATCGCACCGTCGGAGTTCATTTCGTCTCTCCCGACAAGGCGCGCGAAATGGGCGTACGGAAGATTCCGCCGGCAGAGCGCGATGAGCTACGCCTGGTGGAGATCAAGGACTTCGACCTGTGCGCGTGCGGCGGAACACACGTTAAGTCGACTGGACAGGTTGGCAGCATACTCTGCCGCAAGGTCGAGAAGGTGAAGCAGGGATTTCGAGTGGAGTTCGTGTCCGGCGAGCGTGCGGTGCGTACAGCGCGAAGGGATTACGAGACACTGGTGGAAAGCGGGGCGCTGTTCTCGACGCATGTGTGGGAAGTTCCGGCATCGATTCGGAAGTTGCTCGATGAGAACAAGGCTGCCGGAAAAGCGCAGCACAGGCTTCTGGAAGAAATTGCTGAGTTGCGGGCGGCGCAGATGATCGCGGCGGTGCAGACCGCCGGCACGGCGGTTATTGCGCAGGTCATCCCCGATCGCGACTTAGTGTTCGTCAAGTTACTGGCGCAGAAGTTGACGCAGTCGCCTCGAGTGGTTGCGCTGCTGGGGGCTGCCAGTGGGCAGGCGGCGTTGGTGTTCGCGCAGTCGCCGGGGTTGCCGAACGATATGGGCGCGCTGATGAAAGAAGCGATGACTAAGTTGGGCGGGCGCGGCGGCGGAAATAAGGATCTGGCGCAGGGCGGAGTGCCAGATTTATCGAAGTTGGAAGAAGCAGTGCGCGAGGCGGCGGCGACGATAAAATGAAAAGACCACATGTGCCAGCAACGGCAGATGCGGGGCACCGATTCGACCCATATGCCTTTTAAGCAGGAACTGAGAGCGGAGAACTAAGAACGGGTTTTTATGGATCAACGTCTCGTACTTATCACGCTGCTGGTCAAGCTCGGCGTTTCGGCCGCGGTGAGCAGCGTGTTGGCGCGTGCGAGGCGGTTCCGGGTGCTGCTGTTCAACGAGAACCGGCCGCTTTCGGAAAACCTGGAGATGGTCGCGCTGATCGCGGTGCCGTATGCACTAGGAGTGATTGTGCGGCACTCGGTCAAGAACTTTCTGGCGGCCGACCTCGCATTCGAGGCTTCTCTCCTGATGGGCGTAATCACCGGGCGGGTTGGCGGAATGACGGGCGCGCTATTTGTTTCCCTGCCCCAGGTTGCGCTTGGCGACTGGACGAATCTGCCGTTGAATGTTGGTGCCGGCCTGGCAGCGGGCTGGATGCGGAGGCTGGCGACGGATCGCGAGGCGATCTGGTCATTCTCGCCCCTGTTTGACCTTTCGATATACCGCTGGATTCGGCGGACGATTGCCAAATCGTTCATCGACTGGCAAACATCCTTTTTCGTCCTAATACTGTGCCTTGAATTCCTATTGTTGCAGGCGAAGCGGGAGTTCCCTCATCACACGTTTGCATTGCTGCCGCAGAACTGGGCTGTGATGGTTGCGATCTATCTGGGCACAGTAATGACGGTGGCGATTGCGCTGAAGGTGTTGAACAACACGCGAATCGAGATGAAGTTGGAAGAGCAGCAGAGGCTGCTCTTGCAGGCACGCATGGACGCGCTGCAGAGCCAGATCAACCCGCACTTCCTGTTCAACACGTTGAACTCGGTTTCGTCGCTAGTGCGATTCGACCCGGACACAGCGCGGATTATGATCGTCAAGCTGTCGAACATTCTGCGCCGGCTGCTGGGTCGCGGCGACAACTTTGTTCGGCTGCGCGATGAGTTCAGCTTCATTGACGATTACCTGGATATCGAGGTCGTCCGCTTTGGGCGCGACAAGCTAAAGGTCGTGAAAGAAGAAGAGCCGGAAAGCCTGGATGCAATCATCCCGAGCATGATTCTGCAACCGCTGGTGGAGAACTCAATTAAGCATGGCATCTCGCCGAAGGTTGACGGCGGCAGTATCTACCTGCGCAGCCGGATCGTGGATGGACGGCTGGTCATTGAGGTTGAAGATGACGGGGTCGGACTGGCTGCGGCGGGCGATGGTGGCGGTACCGGAATCGGCCTCGCGAATGTGAAAGAGCGGCTCAAGGTGCTCTATGGCGATGCGGCATGGATGGAGTTGGAGAGTCGCGAGGGCAACGGAACGGTCGTGCGACTCGTTCTGCCCATGCCAACCGCGGAAGACGAACACTTTCCTTACGAATTTCGTTCGACTACGGCACGGTAAAAGGCTTCATACTTCGGAATAATTTTGCTGGCGCAGAATCGCGATTGCGCGTAGACGCGGCAGCGGCGGCGGACTTCCTGAAGCTTGGCGTCATCCGAGAGAATGCCGATGGTGTAATTGGCCATGGCTTCGATATCGCCGACCTCGGCGAGGAAGCCGGTACGGCCGGACTCGATGACCTCGGGCACGCCGCCGACGTTGGTGGCCACTGGTACGACCTCGCAAGCCATCCCTTCCAATGCGGCTAATCCGAAAGACTCCAACTGGCTCGGCATGAGCATGACGTCGGCGATGCCCAGTTTTTCATGTACGCGATCTTGCTTACCGAGGAAGTGAACCTGGTCGTGGATTCCCTTCTTTATCGCGAGCCATTCGGCTTTCGAGCGGTCGGGGCCGTCGCCGATCATCAGCAGCTTCGCAGGCACTTTCTTCAAGACGCGCTCGAAGATTTCGATCACATCACAGACGCGCTTCACCGGGCGGAAGTTCGACAGGTGGACGAGAATGCGTTCGCCGTCTTTGGCGAACTCGCTGCGCAAGGAAACGTTCTGCCGGGCGGGGACGTAGATATCGCAATTGACGAAATTGGGAATGACTTCGATGTGGCGAGTGATTTCGAATTCCTCGATGGTTCTCTGCTTCAGGTAATTCGAAATTGCGGTGACGCCATCGCTTTGTGCGATGGAGAAGCGCGTTATGGGTAGATAGGACGCGTCCAGGCCTACCAGTGTGATGTCGGTGCCGTGCAGAGTTGTGACGAACGGGAGACGCCGCGGTTTGGCACCGTTGCCGGCGGCCATCATTTGGCGCGCGAGCATGGCACTGACGGAATGCGGGATAGCGTAGTGCACGTGGAGCAGGTCCAGTTCATATAGTTCGGCAACTTCGGCCATGCGCGTTGCGAGCGCGAGATCGTACGGCGGATATTCAAATAGCGGGTAACGAGAAACCTCGACCTCGTGGAAGTGGATGTTCGGGTGCTCCTCGGTGAGGCGGATGGGCTGCGAGTAAGAAATGAAATGC contains these protein-coding regions:
- a CDS encoding threonine synthase, whose amino-acid sequence is MAEIIHFECARCGEKISPAGPQNLCPKCQGPLYVRYDIKKISKTFRPESLAGREPTMWRYREVLPGAEPVTLGEGMTPMLPSRKHPAAFIKDEGLNPTGSFKARGMSAAITMVRHYGIKKVAVPSAGNAAGALAAYAARAGVEAYIFMPKDVPIANRMECEAYGAKVTLVDGLISDCGRIVAERKQAEGWFEVSTLKEPFRIEGKKTMGYEIAEQFGWKLPEAVIYPTGGGVGLIGMWKAFDEMQEMGWIGPERPKMISVQSTGCAPIVKAYDEGKATSEMWKDAATVASGLRVPKALGDFIVLDAVRKSGGGAVGVTDEEIMECFSEWARDEGVFAAPEGAASLAAYKKLRKSGFLRETDRTVMFNTGSGMKYFEAVAEYLNIPLPAAKKELPKSRNIGGIIQPV
- a CDS encoding DHHA1 domain-containing protein; its protein translation is MTERLYYHNSFLYDFVAALEEVRTVDGRTALVLDRTVFYPTSGGQVFDTGWFELEPLELVRGKFLPKLRVTEVADAEDGAILHFVEGTVPEGAVRVRGFVDVDRRRDHMQQHSGQHLLSAAFVELFQMPTVSFHMGEESCTIDLDTKSLTAEQVRKTEARANEVILQDRTVGVHFVSPDKAREMGVRKIPPAERDELRLVEIKDFDLCACGGTHVKSTGQVGSILCRKVEKVKQGFRVEFVSGERAVRTARRDYETLVESGALFSTHVWEVPASIRKLLDENKAAGKAQHRLLEEIAELRAAQMIAAVQTAGTAVIAQVIPDRDLVFVKLLAQKLTQSPRVVALLGAASGQAALVFAQSPGLPNDMGALMKEAMTKLGGRGGGNKDLAQGGVPDLSKLEEAVREAAATIK
- a CDS encoding histidine kinase; this encodes MDQRLVLITLLVKLGVSAAVSSVLARARRFRVLLFNENRPLSENLEMVALIAVPYALGVIVRHSVKNFLAADLAFEASLLMGVITGRVGGMTGALFVSLPQVALGDWTNLPLNVGAGLAAGWMRRLATDREAIWSFSPLFDLSIYRWIRRTIAKSFIDWQTSFFVLILCLEFLLLQAKREFPHHTFALLPQNWAVMVAIYLGTVMTVAIALKVLNNTRIEMKLEEQQRLLLQARMDALQSQINPHFLFNTLNSVSSLVRFDPDTARIMIVKLSNILRRLLGRGDNFVRLRDEFSFIDDYLDIEVVRFGRDKLKVVKEEEPESLDAIIPSMILQPLVENSIKHGISPKVDGGSIYLRSRIVDGRLVIEVEDDGVGLAAAGDGGGTGIGLANVKERLKVLYGDAAWMELESREGNGTVVRLVLPMPTAEDEHFPYEFRSTTAR
- the bshA gene encoding N-acetyl-alpha-D-glucosaminyl L-malate synthase BshA → MRIGITCYPTYGGSGVVATELGIELANRDHQVHFISYSQPIRLTEEHPNIHFHEVEVSRYPLFEYPPYDLALATRMAEVAELYELDLLHVHYAIPHSVSAMLARQMMAAGNGAKPRRLPFVTTLHGTDITLVGLDASYLPITRFSIAQSDGVTAISNYLKQRTIEEFEITRHIEVIPNFVNCDIYVPARQNVSLRSEFAKDGERILVHLSNFRPVKRVCDVIEIFERVLKKVPAKLLMIGDGPDRSKAEWLAIKKGIHDQVHFLGKQDRVHEKLGIADVMLMPSQLESFGLAALEGMACEVVPVATNVGGVPEVIESGRTGFLAEVGDIEAMANYTIGILSDDAKLQEVRRRCRVYAQSRFCASKIIPKYEAFYRAVVERNS